A stretch of Bordetella genomosp. 13 DNA encodes these proteins:
- the urtC gene encoding urea ABC transporter permease subunit UrtC: protein MNTATLPADLAACARRPLFPPRAWQALLVVVALLALLPALNLFFAADHPLHVSSYIVALAGKFMCYALAALALDLVWGYAGILSLGHGLFFALGGYAHGMYLMRAIGRDGVYQSDLPDFMVFLNWKEYPWYWAFTEHFAYAMLLVALVPGVLAFVFGYFAFRSRIKGVYFSIITQALTYAAMLLFFRNDTGFGGNNGFTDFKRILGFDITAPSTRAALYWITLGALAGSLVLARMVTQSKLGRVLTAVRDSESRLRFIGYEPLGFKLFVWTLSAVMCGVAGALYVPQVGIINPGEMSTENSIEMVIWVATGGRGTLVGPIIGAGAVNGLKTWFTSVAPEFWLYALGLIFVLVTLFLPQGIVGLARRCAERLRERRRPMHIEEQKA from the coding sequence ATGAATACCGCCACCTTACCTGCCGACCTCGCCGCCTGCGCGCGCCGCCCGCTGTTCCCGCCGCGCGCGTGGCAGGCCCTGCTGGTCGTGGTCGCGCTGCTGGCGCTGCTGCCCGCGCTCAATCTGTTCTTCGCCGCCGACCATCCGCTGCACGTGTCCTCGTACATCGTCGCGCTGGCCGGCAAGTTCATGTGCTATGCGCTGGCCGCGCTGGCGCTGGACCTGGTGTGGGGCTATGCCGGCATCCTGTCGCTGGGCCACGGCCTGTTCTTCGCGCTGGGCGGATACGCGCACGGCATGTACCTGATGCGCGCCATCGGCCGCGACGGCGTCTACCAGAGCGACCTGCCCGACTTCATGGTGTTCCTGAACTGGAAGGAGTATCCCTGGTACTGGGCCTTCACCGAGCACTTCGCCTACGCGATGCTGCTGGTGGCGCTGGTGCCGGGCGTGCTGGCCTTCGTGTTCGGCTACTTCGCCTTCCGCTCGCGCATCAAGGGCGTGTACTTCTCCATCATCACGCAGGCTCTGACGTACGCGGCCATGCTGCTGTTCTTCCGCAACGACACCGGCTTCGGCGGCAACAACGGCTTCACCGACTTCAAGCGCATCCTCGGCTTCGACATCACGGCGCCGTCCACGCGCGCCGCGCTGTACTGGATCACGCTGGGCGCGCTGGCCGGTTCGCTGGTGCTGGCGCGCATGGTCACGCAGTCCAAGCTGGGCCGCGTGCTGACCGCGGTGCGCGACTCGGAAAGCCGGCTGCGCTTCATCGGCTACGAGCCGCTGGGCTTCAAGCTGTTCGTGTGGACGCTGTCGGCCGTGATGTGCGGCGTCGCCGGCGCGCTGTACGTGCCGCAGGTTGGCATCATCAATCCCGGCGAGATGTCCACCGAGAACTCCATCGAGATGGTGATATGGGTGGCCACCGGCGGACGCGGCACACTGGTCGGGCCCATCATCGGCGCGGGCGCGGTCAATGGGCTGAAGACCTGGTTCACCAGCGTGGCGCCGGAGTTCTGGCTGTATGCGCTGGGCCTGATCTTCGTGCTGGTCACGCTGTTCCTGCCGCAGGGCATCGTGGGCCTG
- the urtB gene encoding urea ABC transporter permease subunit UrtB produces MRLAAISGRLGRFVLGCALGLAALSAGAGAEGLDPAMLAPLAGDDTDAKLQAINGLGRLPEPRAAEVLQALGAGQLLATPAGRVLIEREGGQALDPATGEALAQPDDADAVMINNRLRRAISAALATSQLYSKQSAERLAAAQRLQQSSDASRLPLLAQALKRENDPQVRSALEVAQARLQLASDDPAVRRAAAQALGETRNAAFRPLLAALIQRNTDGSHAEPDAGVREAAEAALRAIDRHMATLEWTGNLFYGISLGSVLLLAALGLAITFGLMGVINMAHGELLMIGAYATYVVQTVFRQWLPGWVDWYVLAALPVAFVVTAAVGMALERTVIRWLYGRPLETLLATWGISLMLMQGVRTLFGAQNVEVGNPSWMSGGVTVLGGLVLAYNRIAIIVFALLVVFFVWLLLNHTRLGLFVRAITQNRRMADCVGVPTGRIDMLAFGLGSGIAGLAGVALSQLGNVGPDLGRGYIVDSFMVVVLGGVGQLAGTVIAALGLGGVNKFLEPYAGAVMAKITILILIVLFVQKRPQGLFAPRGRSVE; encoded by the coding sequence ATGCGACTTGCGGCAATCTCCGGCCGTCTGGGCCGGTTCGTACTGGGCTGCGCGCTCGGCCTGGCGGCCCTGTCCGCCGGGGCCGGCGCAGAGGGCCTGGATCCGGCCATGCTGGCCCCACTGGCCGGCGACGACACCGACGCCAAGCTGCAGGCCATCAATGGCCTGGGGCGGCTGCCGGAGCCTCGCGCCGCCGAGGTGCTGCAGGCGCTGGGCGCGGGCCAACTGCTGGCCACGCCCGCGGGCCGCGTGCTGATCGAGCGCGAGGGCGGACAGGCGCTGGACCCGGCAACGGGCGAGGCGCTTGCCCAGCCCGACGACGCCGACGCCGTCATGATCAACAACCGCCTGCGGCGCGCCATCAGTGCCGCGCTGGCCACCTCGCAGCTCTATTCGAAGCAGTCTGCCGAACGCCTGGCGGCGGCGCAGCGGCTGCAGCAGAGCAGCGACGCCAGCCGCCTGCCGCTGCTTGCCCAGGCGCTGAAGCGCGAGAACGATCCGCAGGTGCGCTCGGCGCTGGAAGTCGCGCAGGCCCGTCTGCAACTGGCTTCGGACGATCCGGCGGTACGCCGCGCCGCCGCGCAGGCGCTGGGCGAGACGCGCAACGCGGCGTTCCGGCCGCTGCTGGCGGCACTGATCCAGCGCAATACCGACGGCTCGCACGCCGAGCCCGATGCCGGCGTGCGCGAGGCCGCCGAAGCGGCGCTGCGAGCCATCGACCGCCACATGGCCACGCTGGAGTGGACCGGCAATCTCTTCTACGGCATCAGCCTGGGCAGCGTGCTGCTGCTGGCCGCGCTGGGCCTGGCCATCACCTTCGGGCTGATGGGCGTGATCAACATGGCCCATGGCGAGCTGCTGATGATCGGCGCCTATGCCACCTACGTCGTGCAGACCGTGTTCCGGCAGTGGCTGCCCGGCTGGGTGGACTGGTACGTGCTGGCCGCGCTGCCCGTGGCCTTCGTGGTGACGGCCGCAGTGGGCATGGCGCTCGAGCGCACGGTGATCCGCTGGCTGTACGGCCGGCCGCTGGAAACGCTGCTGGCCACCTGGGGCATCAGCCTGATGCTGATGCAGGGCGTGCGCACGCTGTTCGGAGCGCAGAACGTCGAGGTGGGCAACCCCAGCTGGATGTCGGGCGGCGTCACGGTGCTGGGCGGCCTGGTGCTGGCCTACAACCGCATCGCCATCATCGTCTTCGCGCTGCTGGTGGTGTTCTTCGTGTGGCTGCTGCTGAACCACACGCGCCTGGGCCTGTTCGTACGGGCCATCACGCAGAACCGCCGCATGGCCGACTGCGTGGGCGTGCCCACCGGGCGCATCGACATGCTGGCCTTCGGCCTGGGCTCGGGCATCGCCGGCCTGGCCGGCGTGGCACTGTCGCAGCTGGGCAATGTGGGCCCCGACCTGGGCCGCGGCTACATCGTCGACTCGTTCATGGTGGTGGTGCTGGGCGGCGTGGGCCAACTGGCCGGCACCGTCATCGCGGCGTTGGGCCTGGGCGGCGTCAACAAGTTCCTCGAACCCTATGCCGGCGCGGTCATGGCCAAGATCACCATCCTGATTCTCATCGTCCTGTTCGTCCAGAAACGCCCGCAGGGCCTGTTCGCGCCGCGCGGCCGGAGCGTCGAATGA
- the urtA gene encoding urea ABC transporter substrate-binding protein: MQRRLVLKQLTAASLLAMTGGWVSNAAAADTIKVGILHSLSGTMAISETSLKDVALMTIDEINAKGGVMGRKLEPVIVDPASNWPLFAEKARQLLSQDKVAVVFGCWTSVSRKSVLPVFKELNGLLFYPVQYEGEELEKNVFYTGAAPNQQAIPAVEYLMSEDGGGAKRFVLLGTDYVYPRTTNKILRAFLHSKGVKDSDIDEVYTPFGHSDYQTIVANIKKFAAGGKTAVVSTINGDSNVPFYKELGNAGLKATDVPVVAFSVGEEELRGVDTKPLVGHLAAWNYFQSIKNPVNAEFVKKWKDYARAKNLPNAATAVTNDPMEATYVGIHMWKQAVEQAKTTDVDKVIAAMGGQKFSAPDGYTIEMDKTNHHLHKPVYIGEVQADGQFNVVWKSKGPIRAQPWSPFIPGNETKQGL, translated from the coding sequence ATGCAACGCAGACTAGTCCTCAAACAACTCACCGCGGCCAGCCTGCTGGCCATGACGGGAGGATGGGTGTCGAACGCCGCGGCCGCCGACACCATCAAGGTCGGCATTCTGCATTCGCTGTCGGGCACCATGGCCATCTCCGAGACCTCGCTGAAAGACGTGGCGTTGATGACCATCGACGAGATCAACGCCAAGGGCGGGGTCATGGGCAGGAAGCTCGAGCCCGTCATCGTGGACCCGGCTTCGAACTGGCCGCTGTTCGCCGAGAAGGCGCGCCAGCTGCTGAGCCAGGACAAGGTGGCCGTGGTGTTCGGCTGCTGGACCTCGGTGTCGCGCAAGTCGGTGCTGCCGGTCTTCAAGGAACTCAACGGCCTCCTGTTCTACCCGGTGCAATACGAGGGCGAGGAACTGGAGAAGAACGTGTTCTACACCGGCGCCGCGCCCAACCAGCAGGCCATCCCCGCGGTGGAATACCTGATGAGCGAGGACGGCGGCGGCGCGAAGCGCTTCGTGCTGCTGGGCACCGACTACGTCTATCCGCGCACCACCAACAAGATCCTGCGCGCCTTCCTGCATTCCAAGGGCGTGAAGGACAGCGACATCGATGAGGTCTACACGCCCTTCGGCCACTCCGACTACCAGACCATCGTGGCCAACATCAAGAAGTTCGCGGCGGGCGGCAAGACCGCGGTCGTCTCCACCATCAACGGCGACTCGAACGTGCCCTTCTACAAGGAACTGGGCAACGCCGGACTGAAGGCCACCGACGTGCCCGTGGTCGCGTTCTCGGTGGGCGAAGAGGAACTGCGCGGCGTGGACACCAAGCCGCTGGTGGGCCACCTGGCCGCATGGAACTATTTCCAGTCGATCAAGAATCCGGTCAACGCCGAGTTCGTGAAGAAGTGGAAGGACTACGCCCGCGCGAAGAACCTGCCGAATGCCGCGACCGCCGTCACCAACGACCCGATGGAAGCCACCTACGTCGGCATCCACATGTGGAAGCAGGCCGTCGAGCAGGCCAAGACCACCGACGTCGACAAGGTGATCGCCGCCATGGGCGGGCAGAAATTCAGCGCGCCCGACGGCTACACCATCGAGATGGACAAGACCAACCATCATCTGCACAAGCCGGTGTACATCGGCGAAGTGCAGGCCGACGGGCAGTTCAACGTGGTGTGGAAGAGCAAGGGTCCCATCCGCGCGCAGCCGTGGAGCCCGTTCATCCCCGGCAACGAGACCAAACAGGGCCTGTGA
- the atzF gene encoding allophanate hydrolase, producing MNASTLMQSRSGWTIAQWQQAYAAGAAPRELLASFLELDAKDNAWIARLDAARLDAQLADLARRLDEAGGDLARLPLYGVPFAIKDNIDAAGWPTTAGCPEFAFHPERDATVVARLRAAGAILVGKTNLDQFATGLVGTRSPYGAVANSFDPAYVSGGSSSGSASVVARGLAVFSLGTDTAGSGRVPAGFNNLVGLKPTRGWLSNAGVVPACRTLDCVSVFALTVDDASLVAEIAGGHDAADPYSRQRPASARPWPRAPRVAVPAQPEFYGDEQARRAFEQSVRDLRALGAEVEPIDFTAFTELAGLLYQGPWVAERFCAVESLWREKPDAIHPVVRSIVEQASRYSATDTFRAEYRRAELAAAINQVLAGYDALVVPTSPSIYTIEQLQADPITLNTRLGYYTNFANLADLSALALPAGMREDGLPVGITLIGLAWQDAALAAFGRVWQASRGLPLGATGAPLPVSKKHSAAAQAGTIRVAVVGAHLTGMPLNHQLTSRGAVLAEQTATAPHYRLYALANTTPPKPGLVHMGEGASIVVELWDVPAAAFGSFVAEVPGPLGIGTLELADGRQVKGFICEPRALQDARDITEFGGWRAYIASLAKTAAR from the coding sequence ATGAACGCCAGTACCCTCATGCAGTCCCGGTCCGGCTGGACCATTGCTCAATGGCAGCAGGCCTATGCGGCCGGCGCCGCGCCGCGCGAGCTGCTGGCGTCTTTTCTCGAACTCGACGCCAAGGACAACGCCTGGATCGCGAGACTGGACGCGGCGCGCCTGGACGCGCAGCTGGCCGATCTGGCGCGGCGCCTGGACGAGGCCGGCGGCGACCTGGCCCGCCTGCCGCTGTACGGCGTGCCGTTCGCCATCAAGGACAACATCGACGCGGCCGGCTGGCCCACCACCGCGGGCTGCCCCGAGTTCGCGTTCCATCCCGAGCGCGATGCCACGGTGGTGGCAAGGCTGCGCGCCGCGGGGGCCATCCTGGTAGGCAAGACCAACCTCGACCAGTTCGCGACGGGCCTGGTAGGCACGCGTTCGCCCTACGGCGCGGTGGCCAACAGCTTCGATCCGGCCTATGTCAGCGGCGGTTCCAGCTCGGGCTCGGCGTCGGTGGTGGCGCGCGGCCTGGCGGTGTTCTCGCTGGGCACGGATACCGCCGGATCCGGCCGCGTGCCGGCGGGCTTCAACAACCTGGTCGGGCTGAAGCCCACGCGCGGGTGGCTCAGCAATGCAGGCGTGGTGCCGGCGTGCCGCACGCTGGACTGCGTGTCGGTGTTCGCGCTGACCGTGGACGATGCCAGCCTGGTCGCCGAGATCGCGGGAGGCCATGACGCGGCCGATCCTTATTCGCGCCAGCGTCCCGCTTCGGCGCGGCCCTGGCCGCGCGCGCCGCGCGTGGCCGTGCCCGCCCAGCCTGAGTTCTACGGCGACGAGCAGGCGCGCCGCGCCTTCGAGCAATCGGTGCGCGACCTGCGTGCCCTGGGCGCCGAGGTCGAGCCCATCGACTTCACCGCCTTCACCGAACTGGCCGGGCTGCTGTACCAGGGCCCCTGGGTGGCCGAGCGCTTCTGCGCCGTCGAAAGCCTGTGGCGCGAGAAGCCGGATGCCATTCATCCCGTGGTGCGATCCATCGTCGAGCAGGCTTCGCGATATTCGGCCACCGACACGTTCCGCGCCGAGTACCGCCGAGCCGAATTGGCCGCCGCCATCAACCAGGTACTGGCGGGCTATGACGCGCTGGTGGTGCCGACCTCGCCGTCGATCTACACCATCGAGCAGTTGCAGGCCGACCCCATCACGTTGAACACGCGGCTGGGCTACTACACCAACTTCGCCAACCTGGCAGACCTGAGCGCGCTGGCCCTGCCGGCCGGCATGCGCGAAGACGGACTGCCCGTGGGCATCACGCTGATCGGACTGGCCTGGCAGGACGCGGCGCTGGCCGCATTCGGGCGCGTGTGGCAGGCCAGCCGCGGCCTGCCGTTGGGCGCGACCGGCGCGCCTCTTCCGGTATCCAAGAAGCACTCTGCCGCGGCCCAGGCCGGCACGATACGCGTGGCCGTGGTGGGCGCGCATCTGACCGGCATGCCGCTGAACCACCAGCTGACCTCGCGCGGCGCGGTGCTGGCCGAACAGACCGCCACCGCGCCCCACTATCGCCTGTATGCGCTGGCCAACACCACGCCGCCCAAGCCCGGCCTGGTGCACATGGGCGAGGGCGCCTCCATCGTCGTCGAGCTGTGGGACGTGCCGGCCGCCGCCTTCGGCAGCTTCGTGGCCGAAGTGCCGGGGCCGCTGGGCATCGGCACGCTGGAACTGGCCGATGGCCGCCAGGTGAAGGGCTTCATCTGCGAGCCGCGCGCGCTGCAGGACGCGCGCGACATCACCGAGTTCGGCGGCTGGCGTGCCTATATCGCCAGCCTTGCCAAGACCGCCGCACGCTGA
- the uca gene encoding urea carboxylase has product MFDTVLIANRGEIAVRAIRTLKALGIRSVAVYSDPDRDAPHVRAADVAVALGGEKAADSYLRIDALLEAARQTGAQAIFPGYGFLSESAEFAEACEAAGIAFVGPTAQQIREFGLKHRARELAAAAGVPMTPGTGLLDSLDQALDHAERIGYPVMLKSTAGGGGIGLSRCADAGELRAAFEGVQRMGAHFFRDGGVFIERYVDGARHVEVQIFGDGQGRVAALGERDCSVQRRNQKVIEETPAPLLPPATRQALLQAAVRLGESVSYRSAGTVEFIYDSTRDSFYFLEVNTRLQVEHPVTEAVTGLDLIACMLRVAAGELQWKDLDVQPAGASIEVRLYAEDPLRQFQPSPGVLTEVRFPDDARVDGWVETGTDVPAFYDPLLAKLIVHGKDRAEALDRLSDALARTRLHGIATNLDYLRQIVDDPAFRAGKVSTRFLDSFTYRPAAVEVLEAGTYTSIQDYPGRTGYWDIGVPPSGPMDDYAFRLANRIVGNAPEAAGLEATLVGPTLRFHGDAVIALTGGTCAATLDGEPVAMWQPVAVRSGQVLATGRVSSGCRVYLAVRQGFDVPVYLGSRSTFALGQFGGHAGRILRMGDMLALGRGDARLSEAPAAVREPQAPAPDLVPAYASQWEIGVLYGPHGAPDFFTQEAIDAFFAADWEVHYNSNRLGVRLSGPKPTWARQDGGEAGLHPSNIHDCEYAVGSINFTGDSPVILTRDGPSLGGFVCPVTIARAELWKVGQVKPGDRIRFKRIDYAQAVALERAQDACIETLSAASGAAIEAPQGTAATIVASLPPVPGRPSVTYRQAGDGYLLLEYGDNVLDLALRLRVHLLMQALQSDPLPGVEELSPGVRSLQIRYEGRRISQGELVDCLLRIEQQLPDASRVKVPTRVVYLPMAFEDSATLGAVERYRETVRASAPWLPNNVDFIQRINGLESREDVRRIVFDASYLVMGLGDVYLGAPCAVPIDPRHRLLTSKYNPARTFTAEGTVGIGGVYMCIYGMDSPGGYQLVGRTLPIWNKFLKNPVFQDGKPWLLRFFDQVRFYPVTEAELDVLRADFRAGRIGLRIEEEVFDFAQHESFLAEHAKDIEAFRARQRAAFDAEVALWQAEETVAQEAPPSGDDDEVPLAPGQSLVAADMSGSVWKIPVEIGQRVEAGDPLVVIEAMKMELTVAAPRAGVVGAIRCARGRQVDMGDPLVVLNEDVPETEAEAGD; this is encoded by the coding sequence ATGTTCGATACCGTACTGATCGCCAATCGCGGCGAGATCGCCGTGCGCGCGATCCGCACGCTGAAGGCGCTGGGCATACGCAGCGTGGCGGTGTACTCCGACCCGGACCGCGACGCGCCGCACGTGCGCGCCGCCGACGTGGCCGTGGCGCTGGGCGGCGAGAAGGCGGCCGACAGCTATCTGCGTATCGACGCGCTGCTCGAGGCGGCGCGCCAGACGGGCGCCCAGGCCATCTTCCCCGGTTATGGCTTTCTTTCGGAAAGCGCCGAATTCGCCGAGGCGTGCGAGGCGGCGGGTATCGCGTTCGTGGGCCCCACCGCGCAGCAGATCCGCGAGTTCGGCCTGAAGCACCGCGCGCGCGAGCTGGCCGCGGCGGCGGGCGTACCCATGACGCCAGGCACCGGCCTGCTGGATAGCCTGGACCAGGCGCTGGACCATGCCGAACGCATCGGTTATCCCGTGATGCTGAAAAGCACGGCGGGCGGCGGCGGCATCGGCCTGTCGCGCTGCGCGGATGCCGGCGAACTGCGCGCGGCCTTCGAAGGCGTGCAGCGCATGGGCGCGCATTTCTTCCGCGACGGCGGCGTGTTCATCGAACGCTATGTCGACGGCGCGCGCCACGTGGAAGTGCAGATCTTCGGCGACGGCCAGGGCCGCGTCGCGGCGCTGGGCGAGCGCGATTGCTCGGTACAGCGGCGCAACCAGAAGGTGATCGAAGAGACGCCCGCGCCGCTGTTGCCGCCGGCCACGCGCCAGGCGCTGCTGCAGGCAGCCGTGCGGCTGGGTGAGTCGGTGTCGTACCGCTCGGCCGGCACGGTGGAGTTCATCTACGACAGCACGCGCGACAGCTTCTATTTTCTCGAGGTCAACACGCGCCTGCAGGTCGAGCATCCGGTCACGGAGGCGGTCACGGGGCTCGATCTGATCGCCTGCATGCTGCGCGTGGCGGCCGGCGAGCTTCAGTGGAAGGACCTGGACGTGCAACCCGCGGGCGCTTCGATAGAGGTACGCCTGTATGCCGAGGACCCGCTGCGCCAGTTCCAGCCTTCGCCCGGCGTGCTGACCGAGGTGCGTTTTCCCGATGACGCGCGGGTGGACGGCTGGGTCGAGACGGGCACCGACGTGCCGGCGTTCTACGATCCGCTGCTGGCCAAGCTGATCGTGCATGGCAAGGACCGTGCCGAGGCGCTGGACCGCCTGTCCGATGCGCTGGCGCGCACCCGCCTGCACGGCATCGCCACCAACCTGGACTACCTGCGGCAGATCGTGGACGATCCCGCTTTCCGTGCGGGCAAGGTGTCGACGCGCTTCCTGGATTCGTTCACGTACCGGCCCGCGGCGGTCGAGGTGCTCGAGGCCGGCACCTACACCAGCATCCAGGACTATCCCGGCCGCACGGGCTATTGGGACATCGGCGTGCCGCCTTCGGGCCCCATGGACGACTATGCGTTCCGCCTGGCCAACCGCATCGTGGGCAACGCGCCCGAGGCGGCGGGGCTGGAGGCGACGCTGGTCGGTCCCACGCTGCGCTTCCATGGCGACGCCGTCATCGCGCTGACCGGCGGCACGTGCGCCGCCACGCTGGACGGCGAGCCCGTGGCGATGTGGCAGCCCGTCGCCGTGCGCTCGGGCCAGGTGCTGGCCACGGGCCGCGTGTCCAGCGGCTGCCGCGTGTACCTGGCCGTGCGCCAGGGCTTCGATGTGCCCGTGTATCTGGGCAGCCGTTCCACCTTTGCCCTGGGCCAGTTCGGCGGCCACGCGGGCCGCATCCTGCGCATGGGCGACATGCTGGCGCTGGGTCGCGGCGACGCGCGGCTCTCGGAGGCGCCGGCCGCGGTCCGCGAGCCGCAGGCTCCGGCGCCCGATCTGGTGCCCGCCTACGCAAGCCAGTGGGAAATCGGCGTGCTGTACGGTCCGCATGGCGCGCCGGACTTTTTCACGCAGGAGGCCATCGACGCCTTCTTCGCCGCCGATTGGGAGGTGCACTACAACTCGAACCGGCTGGGCGTGCGGCTGTCGGGACCCAAGCCTACGTGGGCGCGCCAGGACGGCGGCGAGGCCGGACTGCATCCTTCCAACATCCACGATTGCGAGTACGCCGTCGGCAGCATCAACTTCACGGGGGACAGCCCGGTGATCCTGACGCGCGACGGCCCCAGCCTGGGCGGTTTCGTGTGCCCGGTGACCATCGCGCGCGCGGAGCTGTGGAAAGTGGGGCAGGTGAAGCCGGGCGACCGCATCCGCTTCAAGCGCATTGACTACGCGCAGGCGGTGGCGCTGGAGCGGGCGCAGGATGCGTGCATCGAGACCCTGTCCGCCGCTTCCGGCGCCGCCATCGAAGCGCCGCAAGGCACGGCCGCGACCATCGTGGCCAGCCTGCCTCCGGTGCCGGGCCGGCCTTCGGTCACGTACCGCCAGGCCGGCGACGGCTACCTGCTGCTGGAATACGGCGACAACGTGCTGGACCTGGCGCTGCGCCTTCGCGTGCACCTGCTGATGCAGGCCTTGCAGTCCGATCCGCTTCCGGGCGTCGAAGAACTGTCGCCCGGCGTGCGTTCGCTGCAGATCCGCTACGAGGGCCGGCGCATCTCGCAGGGCGAGCTGGTCGATTGCCTGCTGCGCATCGAGCAGCAGCTGCCCGATGCGTCCCGGGTCAAGGTGCCGACCCGCGTGGTGTACCTGCCGATGGCGTTCGAGGACAGCGCCACGCTGGGCGCCGTGGAGCGCTATCGCGAGACCGTGCGCGCCAGCGCGCCCTGGCTGCCGAACAACGTGGACTTCATCCAACGCATCAACGGCCTGGAATCGCGCGAGGACGTGCGGCGCATCGTCTTCGACGCCAGCTACCTGGTGATGGGCCTGGGCGACGTGTACCTGGGCGCGCCCTGCGCGGTGCCGATCGACCCGCGCCATCGCCTGCTCACGTCCAAGTACAACCCCGCTCGCACTTTCACCGCCGAGGGCACGGTGGGCATCGGCGGCGTGTACATGTGCATCTATGGCATGGACTCGCCCGGCGGTTACCAGCTGGTGGGCCGCACGCTGCCGATCTGGAACAAGTTCCTGAAGAACCCGGTGTTCCAGGACGGCAAGCCGTGGCTGCTGCGCTTCTTCGACCAGGTGCGCTTCTATCCGGTGACCGAGGCCGAGCTGGACGTGCTGCGTGCCGATTTCCGTGCGGGCCGCATCGGCCTGCGCATCGAGGAAGAAGTGTTCGACTTCGCGCAGCATGAGTCCTTCCTGGCCGAGCATGCGAAGGACATCGAGGCCTTCCGCGCCCGCCAGCGCGCCGCCTTCGACGCCGAGGTGGCGTTGTGGCAGGCCGAGGAGACCGTGGCGCAGGAGGCGCCGCCGTCCGGCGATGATGACGAGGTGCCGCTGGCGCCCGGCCAGAGCCTGGTCGCCGCGGACATGTCGGGCAGCGTGTGGAAGATACCGGTGGAGATCGGCCAGCGGGTGGAAGCCGGCGATCCGCTGGTGGTGATCGAGGCGATGAAGATGGAGCTGACCGTGGCCGCGCCGCGCGCCGGCGTGGTCGGCGCCATACGCTGCGCGCGCGGCAGGCAGGTCGACATGGGCGATCCGCTCGTGGTGTTGAACGAAGACGTGCCCGAGACCGAGGCAGAGGCCGGGGACTGA
- a CDS encoding GntR family transcriptional regulator, whose protein sequence is MRSAVQMGPALRQVTASPGSLADAVYEQLKEDLFEFRLLPGDMFSEADVVARLGVSRTPVRLGLARLEREGFLILRQRSGWQVRPFDFERFEALYDVRIVLELAAVDRLCGRNEMDPSGILGALQDVWLVPPPQRIRDGRLVAQLDEAFHCALVAAAGNPEMAQIHRDVTEKIRIVRRLDFTKEFRVDATYDEHAAVLRAILARNAEPARIMLKSHIEISKAEVRKITLHMLHQARAGHS, encoded by the coding sequence ATGCGATCCGCGGTACAGATGGGGCCGGCGCTGCGCCAGGTGACCGCCAGCCCCGGCTCGCTTGCCGACGCGGTGTACGAGCAGCTGAAAGAGGATCTGTTCGAGTTTCGCCTGCTGCCGGGCGACATGTTCAGCGAGGCGGACGTGGTGGCGCGCCTGGGGGTCAGCCGCACGCCGGTGCGGCTGGGGCTTGCGCGGCTGGAGCGCGAGGGCTTTCTCATCCTGCGCCAGCGCAGCGGCTGGCAGGTGCGGCCCTTCGACTTCGAGCGCTTCGAGGCCCTGTACGACGTGCGCATCGTGCTGGAATTGGCGGCGGTGGACCGGCTGTGCGGCCGCAACGAGATGGACCCTTCCGGCATCCTGGGCGCGCTGCAGGACGTGTGGCTGGTGCCGCCGCCCCAGCGCATCCGGGACGGCAGGCTGGTGGCCCAGCTGGACGAGGCTTTTCATTGCGCGCTGGTCGCCGCCGCCGGCAACCCCGAGATGGCGCAGATCCATCGCGACGTCACCGAGAAGATCCGCATCGTGCGCCGCCTGGACTTCACCAAGGAGTTCCGCGTGGACGCCACCTACGACGAGCACGCGGCGGTGCTGCGCGCGATCCTGGCGCGCAATGCCGAGCCGGCGCGCATCATGCTGAAGTCTCACATCGAGATCAGCAAGGCCGAGGTGCGCAAGATCACGCTGCACATGCTGCACCAGGCGCGCGCGGGACATTCTTGA
- a CDS encoding COG4315 family predicted lipoprotein: MYIRQAAAALVAVSALYAAGAHAQAPVATHDGILTDAKGMTLYTFDKDQAKSGKSVCNGQCAVNWPPLMAAANEKAQGDWSIINRDDGTKQWAYKGKPVYLFVKDTKAGDKSGDGVNNVWHVIKP, from the coding sequence ATGTACATCCGTCAAGCAGCCGCAGCGCTCGTCGCCGTCTCCGCCCTGTACGCCGCCGGCGCCCACGCCCAGGCGCCCGTCGCCACCCATGACGGCATCCTCACCGACGCCAAGGGCATGACGCTCTACACGTTCGACAAGGACCAGGCCAAGAGCGGCAAAAGCGTCTGCAACGGCCAGTGCGCCGTCAACTGGCCTCCCCTGATGGCCGCCGCCAACGAGAAGGCGCAGGGCGACTGGTCCATCATCAACCGCGACGACGGCACCAAGCAGTGGGCCTACAAGGGCAAGCCCGTGTACCTGTTCGTCAAGGACACCAAGGCGGGCGACAAGAGCGGCGACGGGGTCAACAACGTGTGGCACGTCATCAAGCCCTGA